The Methanocaldococcus jannaschii DSM 2661 genome has a segment encoding these proteins:
- a CDS encoding winged helix-turn-helix transcriptional regulator, with protein MILKILAKKHVKDVLKLLNSKDMYFSELQKTLNLHPKILDSILSDLVNEGFVEKREGESPYKFGKVYYSITPRGKRALEILDLIETFDTLREGQDIVINYKIVNSTA; from the coding sequence ATGATACTCAAAATACTGGCAAAAAAACACGTAAAGGATGTTTTAAAATTACTAAATAGTAAAGATATGTATTTTAGTGAATTACAGAAGACTTTAAATTTACATCCAAAAATTTTGGACTCAATATTATCTGATTTAGTTAATGAAGGTTTCGTTGAAAAAAGAGAAGGAGAATCTCCTTATAAATTTGGAAAAGTATATTATTCAATAACCCCAAGAGGTAAAAGAGCTTTAGAAATATTAGATCTTATTGAAACTTTCGATACTCTTAGAGAAGGCCAAGACATCGTTATTAATTATAAAATTGTAAATTCAACTGCATAA
- a CDS encoding DUF2080 family transposase-associated protein: protein MKIRKKTWRLPKDATISFKGVVKPIGNSGMILIPKDYVGCKVLVTILDELGNEEFEIVETEKS, encoded by the coding sequence ATGAAAATCAGAAAGAAAACATGGAGATTGCCAAAAGATGCAACAATATCATTCAAAGGAGTTGTTAAACCAATAGGAAACTCTGGAATGATCTTAATACCTAAAGATTACGTTGGATGCAAAGTTTTAGTTACAATACTTGATGAACTCGGAAATGAAGAATTTGAGATTGTAGAAACTGAGAAATCATAA
- a CDS encoding AAA family ATPase, with translation MVYDNIKREIIGMLKRMPNKQADWDNDLLPTLKAMFNPKSVSNAKSQLISEGVISQEIVDGKKIITLIKDPYELQAPNVFDEEMFLAYYTDKLKEYFKHKLSTEGPEWDIFDVKEFIMHFPESGDLNDKLIEHPYEVRKSITNVYIEAYEELFNETPNVEFIHIRNPIDCRISLSELSSAHKGKLVEFRAMILQATKLKLRYAKGFYYCPKCGATKTLDLGFWDKPKEVGKSLTCPADGCDCKGLIFDEDLSGKVDFQEIKVQTPLQESIYANKHSTTVFYEFNKPKKAVYSGYVKIVGVPIVKENKNGSVGELYIHAFYIEKDDEDIEEIAKNLNEKDLELINRIAKDKNVIQKLSDYAFREVTGYDMIKRAVLLQLVSSGTNIDMRTSIHILMISDPGVGKSTLMESLIQKFPFVKKVYAVTSSGPGLVGSVVREKAEFGDSWVLKAGVLTEADGGVVCIDEFSRNKEVYDYLLGVMEQQKIEINKAGVIDAVLPARVAILAACNPRFGRFNPDLTVWEQINLPKELLDRFDLIFVIKDKIDKKKDEDIADFSIDNYNSKVRERKGKSSGKKFVINGVELNDELLLKYVLYARQIEPEISDEARKIIKEYYVSVRKMSEAKGTFGISARQLGSIIRLAVAHAKLRLSEVVKAVDAEEAIRLVDTCLKQIAYDPESGSIDIDKIAGTPKSKRDKVEKVLNIIKEISNSRDDGLAPEEEIYERAERAGLSEKEVEDAINYLKRVGDIYSPKSGYWQLMS, from the coding sequence ATGGTTTATGATAACATAAAAAGAGAAATTATAGGCATGTTAAAAAGAATGCCTAACAAACAAGCAGATTGGGATAATGATTTATTACCTACTTTAAAGGCAATGTTTAACCCAAAATCAGTTTCAAACGCTAAATCCCAATTAATCTCTGAAGGTGTTATATCTCAAGAAATTGTTGATGGAAAGAAAATTATAACTCTCATTAAGGACCCTTATGAGCTTCAAGCTCCCAACGTATTTGACGAGGAAATGTTCTTGGCATACTATACTGATAAATTAAAGGAGTATTTTAAACACAAGTTATCAACTGAAGGACCAGAGTGGGATATTTTTGACGTGAAAGAATTTATAATGCACTTCCCTGAATCTGGAGATTTGAATGATAAGTTAATAGAACACCCTTATGAAGTTAGGAAATCGATAACAAATGTATATATTGAAGCTTATGAAGAATTATTCAACGAAACACCTAACGTAGAATTTATCCACATTAGAAATCCTATTGATTGTAGAATTTCCTTATCTGAATTATCATCTGCCCATAAAGGAAAATTAGTAGAGTTTAGAGCAATGATTCTCCAAGCAACGAAACTTAAACTAAGGTATGCTAAGGGATTCTATTACTGTCCAAAGTGCGGAGCTACAAAGACATTGGATTTAGGATTTTGGGATAAACCTAAAGAAGTTGGAAAGTCATTAACATGTCCTGCTGATGGCTGTGATTGTAAAGGACTAATATTTGATGAAGATTTATCTGGCAAAGTTGATTTTCAGGAGATTAAAGTTCAAACACCATTACAGGAGTCAATATATGCAAATAAACATTCTACAACTGTCTTCTATGAATTTAACAAACCAAAGAAAGCGGTATATTCTGGGTATGTGAAGATTGTTGGAGTTCCAATTGTTAAAGAAAATAAAAACGGGAGTGTTGGAGAATTATACATTCATGCTTTTTACATTGAAAAGGATGATGAAGATATTGAAGAAATAGCTAAAAACCTCAATGAAAAAGATTTAGAGCTTATTAATAGAATTGCTAAGGATAAGAACGTTATTCAAAAGCTTTCTGACTATGCTTTTAGGGAAGTTACTGGATATGATATGATAAAAAGAGCTGTTTTATTACAGTTGGTTAGTAGTGGGACTAATATTGACATGAGAACGTCCATCCATATTTTGATGATTTCCGACCCTGGGGTTGGAAAATCAACATTGATGGAGTCATTAATTCAGAAGTTTCCATTTGTTAAGAAAGTTTATGCTGTTACTTCATCAGGTCCTGGATTGGTCGGGTCTGTAGTCAGGGAGAAGGCAGAGTTTGGAGATAGTTGGGTATTAAAAGCTGGGGTTTTAACTGAGGCTGATGGGGGAGTTGTTTGTATTGACGAATTTTCAAGGAATAAAGAGGTATATGATTATCTCTTGGGAGTTATGGAACAGCAGAAGATTGAGATTAACAAGGCTGGAGTTATTGATGCAGTATTGCCAGCAAGGGTTGCTATTTTAGCAGCATGTAATCCAAGGTTTGGAAGGTTTAATCCTGATTTAACCGTATGGGAGCAGATAAACTTGCCTAAGGAGTTATTGGATAGGTTTGATTTGATTTTTGTGATTAAAGATAAGATTGATAAAAAGAAAGATGAGGATATAGCAGATTTCTCTATTGATAATTATAATTCAAAAGTTAGAGAGAGAAAAGGAAAATCTTCGGGTAAAAAGTTTGTAATAAATGGTGTTGAGTTGAATGATGAGTTGTTGCTGAAGTATGTTCTTTATGCAAGACAAATAGAGCCAGAAATATCAGATGAAGCTCGTAAGATTATAAAAGAGTATTATGTTTCTGTAAGAAAAATGAGCGAAGCAAAAGGAACTTTTGGAATATCTGCAAGACAGTTAGGGTCTATAATCAGATTAGCAGTTGCTCATGCAAAGTTAAGATTGTCGGAAGTTGTTAAAGCGGTTGATGCAGAAGAGGCTATAAGGTTAGTTGATACCTGCTTAAAACAAATCGCCTACGACCCTGAGAGTGGTTCAATAGACATTGACAAAATAGCTGGAACTCCGAAATCTAAGAGGGATAAGGTTGAGAAGGTTCTGAATATTATTAAGGAAATTTCTAACTCAAGAGATGACGGCTTAGCTCCTGAAGAAGAGATATATGAAAGGGCTGAAAGGGCGGGTTTATCTGAGAAGGAAGTTGAGGATGCTATTAATTATCTGAAACGGGTTGGAGACATTTATTCTCCAAAGTCGGGTTATTGGCAACTTATGTCTTGA
- a CDS encoding ribonuclease H-like domain-containing protein, translating to MAKAIIDIETTGLNPMEHRIVAIGVKLGDRDIILMDESEYYLLVNFWDTVEKEGIEKIIGFNIDFDWQFLKLRSLYHRLKIKHFRKYQGRVDLRQILNGSGGQYRKGTKLVDYCRFLGIDVPEDDANGSEIPELWEKFEEEGDEEAKRKICEHLKRDLERTWELYKILVDCGLIEE from the coding sequence ATGGCTAAGGCAATCATTGACATAGAAACTACTGGACTCAACCCTATGGAGCACCGTATAGTTGCCATTGGTGTAAAACTTGGGGATAGGGATATTATTCTGATGGATGAGTCAGAGTATTATTTGTTGGTTAATTTTTGGGATACGGTGGAAAAAGAAGGTATTGAGAAAATAATCGGCTTTAATATTGACTTTGATTGGCAGTTCCTAAAATTGAGAAGCTTATATCATAGGTTGAAAATAAAGCATTTCAGAAAATACCAAGGTAGAGTAGATTTAAGGCAGATATTGAATGGGAGTGGTGGGCAGTATAGGAAGGGAACAAAGTTAGTGGATTACTGTAGGTTTTTGGGAATTGACGTTCCAGAAGATGACGCTAATGGTAGTGAAATTCCAGAGCTTTGGGAGAAGTTTGAAGAGGAAGGGGATGAAGAAGCTAAACGCAAAATCTGTGAGCATTTAAAGAGGGATTTAGAGAGAACTTGGGAGTTGTATAAAATATTAGTTGATTGTGGTTTGATTGAGGAATAA
- a CDS encoding DUF2540 domain-containing protein, whose protein sequence is MKEKKRATFYLYKNIDGRKLRYLLHKLENVENVDIDTLRRAIEAEKKYKRSITLTEEEEVIIQRLGKSANLLLNCELVKLDEGERA, encoded by the coding sequence ATGAAAGAGAAAAAGAGGGCAACATTTTATCTTTATAAAAACATTGACGGTAGGAAACTTAGGTATCTTTTGCATAAGTTGGAAAATGTTGAAAATGTGGATATAGATACTCTAAGAAGAGCAATTGAAGCTGAAAAGAAATATAAGAGGTCTATAACTCTCACAGAGGAAGAGGAGGTTATAATACAGAGGTTAGGTAAAAGTGCTAATTTGTTGTTGAACTGCGAGTTGGTGAAGTTGGATGAGGGAGAAAGAGCTTAA
- a CDS encoding tyrosine-type recombinase/integrase, with amino-acid sequence MREKELKHIENLLLLKVKKEKIEETDKIKEYLKRFEDERRFDGIKESTIKSDLDRLRVFLDYCINYLGKNPEELKTSDFVKFFNYLDTVRKVSKSSQRKYFLLLKVFYRVLRMYNVIQEFVEESKDRKRFARIEIQHYDAVDAEMLNMILKKIIESGSRTRIRDALIIRLLWDTGCRVSEVLNLKYKDCDLDNGIFKIRNTKTHEERTVVCSSDTLELLRNYVQFNVRQGSDDYLFQNSQGGRVRKEWISEVFRKAVNELKEEGKIPKNRRIVIHSIRHGRAVDLLNKGVPIDIVKEYLGHKSMNTTLIYAHSKERAESLEFIKKLLRIQ; translated from the coding sequence ATGAGGGAGAAAGAGCTTAAACATATTGAAAATCTTTTACTTTTGAAGGTTAAGAAAGAGAAAATTGAAGAGACAGATAAAATTAAAGAATATTTAAAAAGGTTTGAAGATGAAAGGAGATTTGATGGGATAAAAGAGAGCACTATAAAGAGTGATTTAGACAGGTTGAGAGTGTTTTTAGATTATTGCATTAATTACCTTGGAAAAAATCCAGAAGAGTTAAAAACAAGTGATTTCGTTAAATTTTTTAATTATTTAGATACGGTTAGAAAAGTATCTAAAAGTTCGCAGAGGAAGTATTTTTTATTATTAAAAGTGTTTTATAGAGTTTTAAGAATGTATAATGTTATTCAGGAGTTCGTTGAAGAGAGTAAGGATAGGAAGAGGTTCGCGAGAATTGAAATCCAACATTATGATGCTGTTGATGCTGAAATGTTGAATATGATTTTAAAGAAGATAATTGAAAGTGGGAGTAGGACCAGGATAAGGGATGCGTTAATAATCAGGTTACTTTGGGACACTGGTTGTAGGGTTTCTGAGGTTCTTAATTTGAAATACAAGGATTGTGATTTAGACAATGGCATATTTAAGATTCGAAATACCAAAACTCATGAGGAGAGGACTGTTGTTTGTTCATCGGATACTTTAGAGTTGCTTAGGAATTATGTTCAGTTTAATGTAAGGCAAGGTTCAGATGACTATTTGTTCCAGAATTCTCAGGGTGGGAGGGTTAGAAAAGAGTGGATTAGTGAAGTGTTTAGAAAGGCAGTGAATGAATTGAAAGAGGAGGGTAAAATCCCTAAAAATAGGCGTATTGTTATTCATAGTATAAGACACGGAAGGGCGGTAGATTTATTGAATAAGGGAGTGCCCATCGACATCGTAAAGGAATACTTAGGACATAAGTCGATGAACACTACTTTGATTTATGCTCATTCTAAGGAGAGGGCTGAGAGTTTGGAGTTTATTAAAAAGTTGTTGAGAATCCAGTAA
- a CDS encoding DNA topoisomerase IV subunit A, translated as MVKLPAISKKPREIAKQKIIELAKKMYEDLMKGKRPKITMPIRSLSNAMFDKEKGSFTLVGKEKARTLTVNQAKIFAQTTKMLEFAKQLLETDDFSTLREAYYVSKNWGEARFDDQQASNNVIEDLEAALGVLREHLGFIPEEDGSSVVGPLKIIEETPEGELVVDCTKLGTGAYNIPNDVTKLNLETDADFILAIETSGMFARLNAERFWDKHNCILVSLKGVPARATRRFIKRLHEEHDLPVLVFTDGDPYGYLNIYRTLKVGSGKAIHLADKLSIPAARLIGVTPQDIIDYDLPTHPLKEQDIKRIKDGLKNDDFVRSFPEWQKALKQMLDMGVRAEQQSLAKYGLKYVVNTYLPEKIKDESTWLP; from the coding sequence ATGGTTAAACTTCCTGCTATCTCAAAAAAACCAAGAGAGATTGCAAAACAAAAAATTATTGAATTGGCTAAAAAGATGTATGAGGATTTAATGAAAGGGAAAAGACCAAAGATAACAATGCCAATTAGAAGCTTATCTAATGCAATGTTTGATAAAGAAAAGGGTTCATTTACTTTAGTTGGTAAAGAAAAGGCAAGAACATTAACTGTAAATCAAGCAAAGATTTTTGCACAAACAACAAAGATGTTAGAGTTTGCTAAACAGTTGTTAGAGACAGACGATTTTTCAACATTAAGGGAAGCATACTATGTTTCAAAAAACTGGGGAGAGGCAAGATTTGATGACCAACAAGCATCAAACAACGTTATTGAGGATTTAGAGGCAGCTTTAGGAGTGTTGAGGGAACATCTTGGATTTATTCCAGAGGAAGATGGTTCTTCAGTAGTAGGACCGTTAAAAATTATTGAAGAAACACCAGAAGGAGAACTTGTCGTTGATTGTACAAAATTGGGGACTGGAGCATACAACATCCCAAACGATGTAACAAAATTAAACCTTGAGACAGATGCTGACTTTATATTGGCAATAGAAACATCAGGTATGTTTGCAAGATTAAATGCAGAGAGATTCTGGGATAAGCATAACTGCATACTGGTTTCATTAAAAGGGGTTCCAGCAAGGGCTACAAGAAGGTTTATAAAAAGATTACATGAAGAACACGACTTGCCTGTTTTAGTATTTACAGACGGAGACCCTTATGGGTATTTAAACATTTACAGGACCTTAAAGGTTGGGAGTGGTAAAGCCATACACTTAGCTGATAAATTATCAATTCCTGCAGCAAGGTTGATTGGAGTTACCCCACAGGATATCATTGATTACGATTTACCAACTCATCCATTAAAAGAGCAGGATATTAAAAGGATAAAAGATGGTTTAAAGAATGACGATTTTGTCAGAAGTTTCCCAGAATGGCAGAAAGCTTTAAAACAGATGCTCGATATGGGAGTCAGGGCAGAACAACAGTCTTTAGCTAAGTACGGTTTAAAGTATGTTGTTAATACATATTTACCTGAAAAAATTAAAGATGAGAGCACATGGTTACCATAA
- the ftsZ gene encoding cell division protein FtsZ has translation MKFLKNVLEEGSKLEEFNELELSPEDKELLEYLQQTKAKITVVGCGGAGNNTITRLKMEGIEGAKTVAINTDAQQLIRTKADKKILIGKKLTRGLGAGGNPKIGEEAAKESAEEIKAAIQDSDMVFITCGLGGGTGTGSAPVVAEISKKIGALTVAVVTLPFVMEGKVRMKNAMEGLERLKQHTDTLVVIPNEKLFEIVPNMPLKLAFKVADEVLINAVKGLVELITKDGLINVDFADVKAVMNNGGLAMIGIGESDSEKRAKEAVSMALNSPLLDVDIDGATGALIHVMGPEDLTLEEAREVVATVSSRLDPNATIIWGATIDENLENTVRVLLVITGVQSRIEFTDTGLKRKKLELTGIPKI, from the coding sequence GTGAAATTTCTAAAAAACGTTTTAGAGGAAGGGAGTAAATTAGAGGAGTTTAATGAATTAGAATTGTCTCCAGAGGATAAGGAATTATTGGAATATTTGCAACAAACTAAAGCAAAAATTACAGTAGTTGGTTGTGGTGGAGCAGGAAATAACACTATCACAAGGTTAAAGATGGAGGGTATAGAAGGAGCTAAAACCGTTGCTATTAATACTGATGCTCAGCAATTAATTAGAACAAAAGCTGATAAAAAAATATTAATTGGTAAAAAATTAACAAGAGGTCTTGGAGCTGGAGGTAATCCAAAAATTGGAGAAGAGGCAGCAAAAGAAAGTGCTGAAGAGATTAAAGCAGCAATACAAGATTCAGATATGGTATTTATTACTTGTGGTTTAGGAGGAGGGACTGGAACTGGTTCAGCTCCAGTCGTGGCTGAGATATCCAAAAAGATAGGGGCTTTAACTGTTGCTGTAGTTACACTACCTTTTGTAATGGAAGGGAAAGTTAGGATGAAAAATGCGATGGAAGGTTTAGAAAGGTTAAAACAACATACTGATACGTTAGTTGTTATTCCAAACGAAAAATTGTTTGAGATAGTTCCAAATATGCCGTTAAAATTGGCATTTAAGGTAGCTGATGAGGTATTAATCAACGCTGTAAAGGGATTAGTTGAATTAATAACCAAGGATGGATTGATTAATGTTGATTTTGCTGACGTTAAAGCTGTTATGAACAATGGAGGCTTAGCGATGATTGGTATCGGGGAGAGTGATAGTGAGAAAAGGGCTAAAGAAGCTGTTAGTATGGCTTTAAACTCCCCATTATTAGATGTTGATATAGATGGAGCTACTGGAGCATTAATACATGTAATGGGTCCTGAGGACTTAACATTAGAAGAGGCAAGAGAGGTTGTAGCCACTGTATCCTCAAGATTAGACCCAAATGCTACAATTATATGGGGAGCTACAATAGATGAGAACTTAGAGAATACCGTGAGGGTTTTATTGGTTATTACAGGAGTTCAGTCAAGAATTGAATTTACCGATACAGGATTGAAAAGAAAAAAATTAGAACTCACAGGAATTCCAAAAATTTAA
- a CDS encoding protein translocase SEC61 complex subunit gamma, with product MKTDFNQKIEQLKEFIEECRRVWLVLKKPTKDEYLAVAKVTALGISLLGIIGYIIHVPATYIKGILKPPTTPRV from the coding sequence ATGAAAACAGATTTTAATCAAAAAATTGAACAACTTAAAGAATTTATTGAAGAATGTAGGAGAGTTTGGTTAGTTTTGAAAAAACCTACAAAAGATGAATATTTGGCTGTTGCTAAAGTTACAGCTTTGGGAATATCTTTATTGGGAATTATTGGATACATAATTCACGTTCCAGCAACATACATTAAGGGAATATTAAAACCTCCAACAACTCCAAGAGTATAA
- a CDS encoding transcription elongation factor Spt5: protein MIFAVRTMVGQEKNIAGLMASRAEKEQLDVYSILASESLKGYVLVEAETKGDVEELIKGMPRVRGIVPGTIAIEEIEPLLTPKKIIENIEKGDVVEIIAGPFKGERAKVIRVDKHKEEVTLELENAAVPIPITLPVEGVKIVSKHKD, encoded by the coding sequence ATGATTTTTGCAGTTAGAACTATGGTCGGCCAGGAAAAGAATATAGCTGGATTAATGGCAAGTAGGGCTGAAAAAGAGCAGTTGGATGTTTATTCAATATTGGCTTCAGAGTCATTGAAAGGATATGTTTTAGTTGAGGCAGAGACAAAGGGAGATGTTGAAGAATTAATAAAAGGAATGCCAAGGGTTAGGGGAATAGTACCAGGAACAATAGCTATTGAAGAGATAGAACCTTTATTAACTCCAAAGAAAATCATTGAAAATATTGAGAAAGGAGATGTTGTTGAAATCATTGCTGGGCCATTTAAAGGAGAGAGAGCAAAGGTTATTAGAGTTGATAAGCATAAAGAGGAAGTTACCTTGGAACTTGAAAATGCCGCTGTCCCTATACCGATAACCCTTCCAGTTGAGGGTGTTAAAATAGTTTCAAAGCATAAAGATTAA
- a CDS encoding 50S ribosomal protein L11 yields MAKEVVEVLVTGGRATAGPPLGPAIGPLGVNVMQVVKEINEKTKDYEGMQVPVKVIVDTETRKFEIEVGIPPTTALIKKELGIETAAHEPRHEVVGNLTLEQVIKIAKMKKDAMLSYTLKNAVKEVLGTCGSMGVTVEGKDPKEVQKEIDAGVYDEYFKEE; encoded by the coding sequence ATGGCTAAGGAGGTTGTTGAAGTATTAGTTACTGGAGGTAGAGCAACAGCAGGGCCACCATTAGGGCCTGCAATTGGGCCTTTAGGAGTCAATGTCATGCAAGTTGTTAAAGAGATTAATGAAAAAACAAAAGACTATGAAGGAATGCAAGTTCCAGTTAAAGTTATAGTTGATACCGAAACAAGAAAGTTTGAAATTGAAGTTGGAATTCCTCCAACAACTGCTCTAATTAAAAAGGAGTTAGGAATTGAAACCGCTGCTCACGAACCAAGACATGAAGTTGTTGGAAACTTAACATTGGAACAGGTTATTAAAATAGCTAAGATGAAAAAAGATGCTATGCTCTCATATACATTAAAGAACGCTGTAAAAGAGGTTTTAGGAACCTGTGGTTCAATGGGAGTGACAGTTGAAGGAAAAGACCCTAAAGAAGTCCAAAAAGAGATTGATGCTGGAGTTTATGATGAATACTTTAAAGAAGAATAA
- a CDS encoding phosphatase PAP2 family protein — MDLYAMAEYLVNNYGYIGIFIISFTEAFIQPIPPDVFIIGASFFGLNPIISAIVATIGTTLGGLFGYFLGDKLGHPIFIKLFGEKYLHKGEEFFNKYGVYGVVIAGFSPLPYKVIAWLSGIFEMHKLLFTVGTIIGRLPRFLAVAYFGDVLGNINRLSDINIYLFYLINSHYNYIFDAIMPIISKTAYPLIAITSLIIFIKNRKFGMKLIFALFLAFMIAFSLKYLVNEPRPYLVLDNVHLLCNEGNEPSFPSGHTTLAFTLATSLLFYSKKLGILFLSWAIIVAYSRVYVGVHYPLDVLAGMIIGIFCGCLTRIDIYKLIDNI, encoded by the coding sequence ATGGATTTATACGCTATGGCTGAATATCTTGTAAATAATTATGGTTACATTGGGATATTTATAATTTCATTTACAGAGGCATTTATACAACCAATTCCCCCAGATGTTTTTATAATTGGGGCATCTTTTTTTGGTTTAAATCCAATAATCTCTGCTATAGTAGCAACAATTGGCACAACTTTAGGAGGTTTGTTTGGCTACTTCTTAGGGGATAAATTAGGGCATCCAATATTTATAAAACTTTTTGGAGAGAAATATCTGCATAAAGGAGAAGAATTTTTTAACAAATATGGAGTTTATGGAGTTGTAATTGCGGGTTTCTCCCCCTTACCATATAAAGTTATTGCATGGCTATCTGGAATTTTTGAAATGCATAAATTATTATTTACAGTTGGAACAATAATTGGAAGATTACCAAGATTTTTGGCAGTTGCATATTTTGGAGATGTTTTGGGAAATATAAATAGATTAAGTGATATAAATATTTATTTATTCTATTTAATAAATTCTCACTATAATTATATATTTGATGCAATTATGCCAATCATCTCTAAAACAGCATATCCTTTAATTGCAATCACATCCTTAATAATATTTATAAAAAATAGAAAATTCGGGATGAAATTAATCTTCGCCTTATTTTTAGCTTTTATGATTGCATTTTCATTAAAATATTTAGTAAATGAGCCAAGGCCTTATTTAGTTTTAGATAATGTGCATTTGTTATGCAATGAAGGAAATGAGCCAAGCTTTCCAAGTGGTCATACAACTTTAGCATTTACATTAGCAACATCCTTATTATTTTACTCAAAAAAACTTGGAATATTGTTTTTAAGTTGGGCTATAATTGTAGCTTATAGTAGAGTTTATGTTGGAGTTCATTATCCTTTGGATGTCCTTGCTGGAATGATTATTGGAATTTTCTGTGGATGTTTAACAAGAATAGATATATACAAATTAATAGATAATATCTAA
- the cas6 gene encoding CRISPR-associated endoribonuclease Cas6, which produces MRIELELQTDNFTVIPYNHQYYLASAIYNKIHSANPAYAKRLHNYQKFKFFTFSLLQIRKRVIRKEGIETIDGKAYLYISSPNNEFIENFVAGLLEDGKLRVGNVEFFVRKAKILPIPKKFNILKTISPIYLKTMIETEDGLKTYDLLPNNSKFYENLKNNLKKKYEAFYNEKCDMNFEFEVLKFRPKRMRIKNDIYCRCSEMVFKVWGDYDLIKFGYECGFGEKNSMGFGMVVNVEDKNQKNKKLKTKI; this is translated from the coding sequence ATGAGAATTGAGTTAGAGTTACAGACAGACAACTTCACAGTAATTCCTTATAATCATCAGTATTATTTGGCATCAGCCATATACAATAAAATTCACTCTGCAAATCCTGCCTATGCTAAAAGATTACATAATTATCAGAAGTTTAAGTTCTTTACTTTTTCTTTATTGCAGATTAGAAAGAGGGTTATTAGAAAGGAAGGGATTGAAACTATAGATGGGAAGGCATATCTCTATATATCCTCACCAAACAATGAGTTTATTGAGAATTTTGTTGCTGGACTCTTAGAGGATGGAAAGTTGAGAGTAGGAAATGTTGAATTCTTTGTAAGAAAGGCTAAAATTCTACCAATTCCAAAGAAATTCAATATATTAAAAACCATATCTCCAATTTACTTAAAGACGATGATTGAGACAGAAGATGGTTTAAAAACTTATGATTTATTACCAAACAATTCTAAATTTTATGAAAACTTAAAGAATAATCTAAAAAAGAAATATGAAGCATTCTATAATGAAAAATGTGACATGAACTTTGAATTTGAAGTCTTAAAATTTAGACCTAAAAGGATGAGAATAAAAAATGATATTTATTGTAGGTGTTCTGAAATGGTGTTTAAGGTCTGGGGGGACTACGATTTAATAAAATTTGGTTATGAGTGTGGTTTTGGAGAGAAGAATAGTATGGGTTTTGGAATGGTTGTAAATGTTGAAGATAAAAATCAAAAAAATAAAAAACTCAAAACAAAAATTTAA